DNA sequence from the Bacteroidales bacterium genome:
GCGAAGTAGTTATTTCAGCAACCCGCCTGAGCCAGGAATCTAAAGATGTTCCTTCAAGGATTACAAGCATTCCTGCACGGGAAATAGCATTGCAAAATCCTCAGACTGCCGCAGATTTGCTGGCCACATCTGGAGAGGTTTTCATACAGAAAAGCCAGCAGGGTGGCGGAAGCCCGATGATAAGAGGATTTGCAGCCAACCGCCTGCTTTATACAATTGATGGCGTAAGAATGAACACAGCTATTTTCAGGGGTGGGAACCTTCAGAATGTCATCTCACTTGATCCGTTTGCCATTGAGAACACAGAAGTGTTCTTCGGCCCAGGCTCAGTGATCTATGGCAGCGATGCCATTGGAGGAGTAATGTCTTTCCAGACATTGACGCCAATTCCAGGAGACGACAGCGATGAACCCTTGATAAGCGGCAACGCGGTGATGCGATATTCTTCGGCCAACAATGAAAAAACCGGGCATTTTGATGTCAGTATAGGTTGGAATAAATGGGCGGCAGTCACTAGTTTTACAAGCTCTGACTATGGCGATCTGAAGATGGGATCACATGGACCTGATGAATACCTGCGCAGATTTTATGTGAGGCGCATGGATAGTGTTGACCGGGTAATCGCGAACAATGACCCACTGGTTCAGAAACCAACCGGCTATTCGCAGATCAACCTGATGCAAAAACTAAGGTTCAAACCAAATGAAACCTGGGATTTTCAATATGGTTTTCATTTTTCGGAAACCTCATCCTACTCACGTTACGACAGATTGATCGAAAACCAGGCAAACGGTTTGCCCCAATCTGCAGTGTGGAATTATGGTCCGCAAAAATGGATGATGAACCTGCTTTCGGTTTCGCATCGTAAGGAAAACTTTTTTTTTAACGAATTTTCGATTCGGGTAGCCCAACAATATTTTGAAGAAAGTCGCATTGACAGGAATTTCAGCGGAGGAAACAGGTTCAGGTTGCGAACGCAACAGGAGGAAGTTCAAGCCTTTTCAGTAAATGCAGACTTTGAAAAGCAAGTGAATGAAGACAAGTTTTACTATGGGATCGAAGCAATACGAAATGACGTAAATTCTTTGGGATCGGCAATTGATATAAGAAACAACAACGCAATTGCTACGCCCGACCGCTACCCGCAATCAACCTGGAGCTCCTATGCCGGATATATAAATTATCAGCGCAAGGTGTCAGATTTTTTGATTGCCCAGGCGGGGATCCGGTATAGCTGGTATTCCATCCATTCTGATTTTACCAGGCACCTTGAGTTTTTTCCGTTTGATTTCAAAACTTCCCGGCTCAGCAACAATGCAATTTCCGGAAGCCTGGGAGCCGTTTATATCCCTTCGGAATCATGGAAGCTCAGCATAAATGCCTCAACCGGTTTCAGGGCGCCGAATGTAGATGATATCGGGAAAATTTTTGATTTTGCTGCCGGCGACGTGATTGTGCCGAATACCAACCTGAAAGCTGAATATGCTTACAATGCAGAAATTAACATTGCCCGGGTTTTTGGCGAATGGGTGAAACTTGATTTAAGCGCTTATTATACCCAATTGCAAAATGCGCTGGTGCGGAGGGAGTTCAAGGTAAACGGACAGGACAGCATCATGTACAATGGTATCATGAGCAAGGTTTTTGCAATTCAAAATGCGGCCAATGCCAATGTGTATGGTTTCCATGCTGGGGTTGAGATTAAATTACCTGATGGTTTTGGCATTTCTTCACGCTACAACTATCAGAAAGGAATTGAGGAAATGGATGATGGCACCGAAAGCAGATCGCGCCATGCAGCGCCGGCCTATGGGGTCACACGGTTAACTTATTCGTACCAGCAACTGAGAATGCAGGTGTATGCCATGTACAGCGCAGAAATCAGTTATGAAAGCCTGAACGAGGAAGAAAAGCAAAAGCCTGTGCTTTACGCTAAAGATGCTGAAGGCAATCCGTATTCACCTTCATGGTACACAATCAATTTCAAAGCCATGTATCAGATTACCGATAATCTTTCGGTGAGCGCCGGATTGGAAAATATAACTGATCAGCGCTATCGCCCTTACAGCTCTGGCATTGTGGCACCGGGAAGGAATTTCATACTGTCGCTAAAGGCAAATTTCTGAACTGAGGTTACTTCCAGTATGCCTTCAGTCTATTACCAACAGAGGAAGGTTTTTCGGTATAAATCTTTGATCCAAGGATTAAGCTTGCTTTTTCAAGCCGCTTCTTTCTGAGCCTTATACTTGATTTCAGGTTGCTTACGATCTGTTTGTACTTGGGATCCGGATTCAAGGATTGAATGGAACTTTCGAGCAACACCAGGTCATGATGTTTTCCAAGGAGCTGACTCAGGTTCTGAACTTCTTTGGCCCATACCACCATTATTTCAGACCAGACGGGTGTAAGCACGACAAGATGGTACCAGAAATATTTAACCTGTTTGCGCCACTCATGCATGTTGTGATCGTCAGGATTTGTCTGAGTTAGATGGAAAAGGCGCATTCCTCTTTCATAAATGCGTTTTGCGCCGGAGCTGAATACTTCATCAGCATCGGCTGTGAATTCCCATTTAGTAATTTCTTCGCTTCGAACCTGCAGGGCTTTGATCACATCTGCCTTGATATTGCTTTCAATTATATTATCAAGCTGCTGCCTTCGCTGTAGTACTAAACTGTTTTTAAAATGGTTGAGGAAGGATTTTGCAGATTTTGTCCGGCGTGTTTTAATAAATCCTTTCAAGGTTTCAGCAATGGCTGTTAAATCGCGCAATTGAGATAAGGCTCGTGATTGGTCACGGTAAAAGACATTATACTCCTGATATAATTGTTTGCCAATACCGCTGCGACCCAAGCGTAAATAACTTCTCATCCGCTTAAAGCAAAGCCTGGCCTGGTGAATATTCTCATGAACATTGTGATCCCGCTGCAGGTATTGGATTGCCAGCTGGTTATAAAAAAACATGAGCCTGACCATGTTTTGGCCAAAGGATTCCCTGATATGTATATTTGGGTGTTTCAAAGCCGATTTTAAGATTTATGTTCAAAAGTACACAAAATCCAGAATTGTTTTAGGATGGGTTCTCCTGTGGAGCACAGCGGATAGTTTTGCAAGTGTTTATGATAATCAGGGTTTTCTTTATTATTATTTGAACACTTTTAACAGCATCCTCCAATCAAAACCCTTAATGAGTTGTTGAAAACACACAACGGTCGGGTTTCCATCTTCTAAAAGAACAAATTCATCAATTTATGCAAGGTTGAGCTAACATAGCTCCGGCATAATGCTCTTTTGGGCATGTGAAGTTAGCAAAGTGAAAATGAAGAATTATCAAGCGGTATACTTCTTACTATGGGCAGGTATCTTACTCTTTACCCTTGCTGCCTGCAATACAAATCCCAAGCCTGTAGGACAGAATGTTTTCTCAGTTTTTGATACTATAAATCCCCCTGTGCTAGTAGAAGCAGGTGATCCGGTTGTTTATCTTTTGAGTGACTATCCGCCTCCCCATATCATTGATCTTTCAACAAAACCAGCGCCTGTTAAACTACCGGCTGACTTTTTTATAAGCATGCAAAAGTTCAACACCGAACATGGTTTGGCTTTGAGCAGCATTCTCTGCGGGTTCAAAGATAAGGCCGGGAATCTCTGGTTTGGTACATCAGGGAATGGGGTGAGCAAATATGATGGTAAAAAGTTTACCAGTTATAATTCCTCACATGGATTGATCCATAACCTTATACGTAGTATTTCCGAAGACAGTGAAGGCAACATCTGGTTTGGAACCTATGGCGGGGTGAGCATTTATAATGGTATTTACTTTGAAAACCTGACGGTTGAACATGGCCTTGTTGATAATAATGTCAATAAAATACTAGAAGATAAAAGTGGCAATATCTGGATATCCACTTATAACGGATTAAGCAGGTACAACCCAAATGGAAAAGATGATGGAACTCCATTGATTAAGAATTATACCACAGATCATGGACTTACTGGAAACTTTGTTGACGACATACTTGAAGACAGCAAAGGAAATATATGGTTTGCTACTGAAAATGGTCTGTGCAGCTATGATGCCGAAGCAGAGACTAAAGGAAAAAAACCATTTGATGATTATTCCAGGTCCATAGGATTGGAAGGTCAAAGGGTGTTATGTTTAGCCGAAGACGAAGAAGGGATAATCTGGTTTGGTATCAATGAAGGATTAGTCAGATATGATCCTGACATTAAAGCAAGTGGTGAACTTGCTATATCAATCTATACAACCGAAAATGGACTTATAAGTAACAGAATCAGATGTATATTTTCAGATAGAAAGGGGAGTTTATGGTTAGGCACAAAGGAAGGCTTATCAGAATTCAGGATAGGAGATTCTTCTTTTGTGAACTATACGACTTTGCAGGGTCTGGCAAATAATGAAATCACCTGCATTACTGGGGACAACTCAGGCAGCCTTTGGATTGGCACCTGGGGCGGCGGACTGAGCAAGTATGATGGAAATGGAATTGTTGAGTTTGCTGCAAAACAAGGCTTGCCGGTTAAAACTGTGTATGCTGTATCTGAGGATAAGGATGGTAATTTGTGGATGGGCGGCAATGAAGGGGGAATAGCAAAGTTTGAGTTTGACTGGCATGAAAAAATTGAAAATATCTTGCCTGTCGGAAACGCTGGTTTTTTGAATTTTACTACGTCACAAGGATTCACTGATCAGGATGTTCTGGCCATGATCATTGATAAAAACGGCAGTCTGTGGTTTGGTTCGGATGATGGTTTGAGCAAATATGACGGGCGTTCCGTTATCACTTATAGCCCAAAACATGGATTGGTTGATAACAAAGTTGTAAGTCTTAAAGAAGACAGCAAAGGGAATATCTGGATCGGAACATTTGAAGGCGGCTTGAGCAGGTTTGATGGCAAATCGTTTAAAAATTACACCATTGAGCAGGGACTTGTGCACAATACTGTTTGGAACATTCATGAAGATAATTCGGGTGTGATATGGTTCGCAACAAGAGGTGGATTAAGCAGGTTCGATGGCGAAAACTTTATGAATTTTACAACAGCCCAGGGACTTCCCGACAATAAATTATCCATCGTAACACAAGATAAAACCGGCAACCTGCTTATTGGAAGTTGGGGTGGAGGTGTTTCAATAATCCGAAAAGAATGGTTGGAAATGTTGAGCCAGAGCGATTTTTCGCAAATCGGGAAAAACATTTTCAAAAATTACAACACAACGCACGGCCTTCCCAATGATGTGGTGTATGGTATTCTGGAAGATGATGATGGCAATATTATTATTGGCACGAGTAAAGGGATTACATTGCTTAAAGGCGGATTAAGTTCGGAAAGCGAAAAGATCGCAAAAGAAGGGGTGGAAAGCTTTAACCAACAAACAGGCTACCCGATAAAAGATGTCAGCAATAATTACAGTATGCTGGTTGACAGCCGTGGATATTTATGGGCCGGAACGGGAGATAAACTGCTGCGATTTGATTATAGAGAGGTTCGCAGAAATACCCAGGCTCCAAATGTGTTTATCCAGAACGTAAGCATAAATCATGATAAAATAAGTTGGCACAGCCTTCAAAGAGCCAGAGCCAGAGCCAAAGAAGGTCAACTAAGCGAATCCCCCCAAGCTACCAATGCTTATGTGCATAATGAATTAAATGTTTTCGGTAAGCGATTAAGTGAAAACGAACGCGATACCTTGATCGGTAAATTCAGTAAAATCCGCTTCGAACGCGTGAGCCCGTTCAATGCGATTCCCGAAAATCTGGTATTACCCTACACCCACAACAGTATTGGTTTTGATTTTGTGGCGATTGAAACCGCTAAACCGTTTTTGGTTCAGTACCAGTTTATGCTCGAAGGAAACGACAAGCTCTGGAGCGCGGTGAGCAACAATACCATGGCTGAGTATAACAATTTGAGGCAGGGAACTTATACCTTTAAACTCCGGGCCAAAAGTCCTGACGGTGTTTGGAGCGAACCGATCAGTTATAGTTTCAGAGTGCTGCCACCCTGGTGGTTTACCTGGTGGGCAATTATTTTATACATGTTATTGTTTTTCATGATCCTTTTTGGAATAAGACGCTATGAAATGAACAGAATCCTCCTTCGGAACCAACTGAAGCTGGAAAAAGTAACTACAGATTCGCTCCGGAATTTAGATCAATTGAAATCACACTTTTTTGCCAACATATCGCATGAATTCCGAACACCGCTCACACTGATTTTAGGACAAATTGAAAGTGTAATGACTTCAGGCATTGACACAAAGGAAAAAGGGAAACTCCAGGTTGCCAACCGCAACGCCAAACGATTGCTTACCCTCATCAATGAGTTGCTTGATTTATCGAAGCTTGAAGCCGGAAGCATGGAGCTTGCAGCAACACGCCAAAACATTGTCACGTTCCTTAAAAGTCTTTTCTATTCGTTTGAATCTCTCGCAGCCAGTAAACAAATTGAACTTGGCTTTGAATCGGAAGCCGATTACATTCCGGTGTCTTATGATCCCGATAAAATGGAAAAGGTATTTTATAACCTCATGTCAAATGCAATCAAATTTACACCTGAAAATGGAATGATCAACGTGACACTCGGCATAGAGCAAAATGATCGGGTTCTTATCCGTGTAAAAGACACAGGAATTGGAATTCCTGAAGACCGACTACCACACATATTCGATCGTTTTTACCAGGTGGATACTTCAAGCACCCGCGAATATGAAGGCACAGGAATCGGGTTAGCGCTGACCAAAGAACTGGTTGAGCTTCATAATGGGAAAATAAGGGTTAACAGCAGGGAGGGCAAAGGAACTGAATTTATCATTTCTCTTCCATACGATAGTAATGGTTCGGAAAAAAGAGAGGCTGCAAAACATTCAACAGAAGAGGTTTTCTCTATAAATATGGGCGATACACATAGAGCAACTGAACTCATCAATGATCCAGGTCACACGGAACTTAATGGGAACGATAGCCGCGAAATCATACTGCTTGTTGAAGACAATGCTGATATACGCAATTACATCCGCGAACAGCTTGAAGTCAATTATTTGGTAACAGAGGCCAGTGATGGCGAAGTGGGCATCAAAATGGCGCAGGACAATATACCCGACTTAATCATTTCGGATGTGATGATGCCCAAAATGGATGGCTACCAGTTTTGCAAAGCCATCAGGGCGGATGAAAAGACCAGCCATATACCAATAATAATGCTTACGGCCAGGGCGGGAATTGATGATAAAATTGAGGGTTTGGAAACAGGTGTGGATACCTATCTGACTAAACCTTTCAATGCCAGAGAGCTGAAAGCCAATGTTAAAAACCTGATTCTTCAGCGTATACAACTTCGCAAACGTTTCAGCAAATCCACCGTTATCAGGCCATCTGAGGTTTCCGCTGTTTCAGTTGACCAGGCCTTTCTGGAAAAGATTATGAATACCATTGAAACGCATTTTGAAGATGAACAGTTCTCGGTCGAAAGCCTTGCCGATCATGTCAATATGAGTGTTTCGCAACTTAACCGTAAACTCAATGCACTGATTGACCAGCCACCCGGTCAGTTGATCCGCTCTCTCCGTCTTCAAAGGGCGGCAGACCTGCTTGCACAAAAAGCCGGATCGGTTTCCGAAATTTGTTACAAAGTGGGCTTTAACGACAATGCCTATTTTTCACGCGCATTCAAAAAACAATTCGGTTGTAGCCCGTCGGAATACACTGTAGCGAATTAGCCTTAATCTATACTCCGATCCTATTTTTTATCCTTCGCTTCCTACTGCATCGGGGATGCATTATCTTTTATATCTGGCTTTTATGCGAGAAAAGTCCGGCACTTTGCACTAAAAATCCTACCCCGTTCGCCGTCTTCCAAAGTACATTTGCCACAGTTCATTCTGAACTAAGGAGCAAGCTGAAAATCCTCAAACAAAGAGTAGGCATTTTTTAATCAAACCAATTATGAAAACTATCAGAGTACAAATGGCAAATTTATTATTTGCGATTTTGTTTATTGCTGTCTCAACCCTATTCAGCAATGGAATTCAGGCACAGGAAAGTGAAAAAGGGTTCATCCTTTCTATGACTGAATTCACCGTAAAACGCGGCCATGACATCCAGTTCCGCGAAGGTGTAAAGGCCTGGAAAGCCTGCTATCTCGAAAACAAGGGTGAATGGACATGGAGCATGTGGCATAGAATGAATGGCGAGGGGAATGTTTACATTTTATCTTCGAGAATGGCCAACTGGGCTGAGATGGATGAAACCAATGATGACGGGAAAAATTGCCGCGACCTCGTCCGTAATTTGATCAATCCGCATATCGAATCATCCGAGAATAATTTTGCAAGGTTCGAACCGGAAAATAGCAAAACGGCTCCCAATTCCGACCCGGTGTTGTGGGTGACCTCCTGGCAAGTGAAAAGCAGCACGAAATTTAAAGAAATCATTAAACAGCTATCTGATGCTATCAAGCAGGCTGAAGGTTCGCCACGTGGATACTGGTACAGCCTTATGGGTGGAAATAAAGATGTACCTGATTTTTTTGTCTCCACTCCTTTCGCAAATTTTGCCGCTTTGGATCTTGACAGGGACAATGTATGGACGATTTATGAGAACGCTAATGGAAAGGAAAAAAGAGAACAACTCCAGGCCGAATACCGCGAAGCGGTTAAAGAAGTATGGTCATATCTGTACAAACGTGACGAAGAAATGAGCCATAACCCGCCCGCATTATCAAACAAATAACATAAATCATCATGAAAAGTATTCTATTATTAGCAACCCTCCTTGGGTGCACCATCTTTCTGCAAGCCCAATCGGCAACCAAAGTGACCCACTCTGATCCTAAAGTGGCCGCCAACATCGAAATGTACACCAAGGTTTGGCATAGCATCGTGAATGAAGGGCGGCTCGACCTTATCAATACCAGGCATTTCACCGAGGATGTACGTATGCACACTGAGCCGGAAAACATTGTCGGCATCGAAGCCATGGCTGCTTACTACAAAAACTTCCTGACCGGCTTCTCTGAGATTCAATTTACAATCAACAACGTCTTCGGGGAAGGCGACCAATTGGCGAAGCATTGGACGTTCAAGGGCAAGCATACAGGAGATTTTTTCGGCATCCCTGCAACGGGGAACCGTGTCAACCTGGAAGGTAGCACCATTGCCCGTATGAGTAGCGATGGAAGGATAGCCGAGGAGCGGGATTTCATGGACAACATGGCGTTGTTGGCGCAATTGGGCATCGTATCGTCGCCAGGGAATGTCACCGTCATTGACAAGCTTTACAAGTCTTTTGCCATAGGCGATATCCCAAATGCACTGGCAACGATGGATCCCAATATCATCTGGAACGAGGCCGAGGGTTTCCCTTACGCCGATCGTAATCCTTACATCGGTCCGCAGGCCGTGCTGGAAGGCGTCTTTGCCCGCCTCGGCGAAGAGTGGGAATACTGGAACCTGACCGACATCCAATTGCACGATATGTCGAACAATCAGGTGCTATCTACCCTGCGTTACAAGGCAAAGTACAAAAAGAACGGAGCAGAGATAAACGCACATGTGGCCCATTGGTTTACTTTGAAAGATGGCAAAATTATTCGATTTCAGCAATTTACTGACACCGGGCAGGTAGTTAGTGCAATGAACCAATAACGGATTTATAAATTCAAGCAGTCAACACCTGAAGATGTTTTTGCTGGCTGGCACCACATTGGACTCGCAATCTGCCACCAGAATAAGTATTTACAAATCATTCAATTAAAAACAAATAAAACAAATCTTATGAAAAGAGTATTTTTTTTACTTTTCGCAGTTGTGCTTATTACAGCCTGCAACACGAACCAGCCAGAACGCTATTTCTCAACATCTCCTGAAATTGAAATCACCAAATCAACACTTAAACATTATCTGGATGGAAATTGGGAGGCACTGAAGCTGCTTTATGCCGACACGGCAAAAGTGCTGAACAATGTTCCTGAGGGAAAAGGAATATCCATTGCTGCTGCCATCACTGAATACAAGCAGGATCATGAACTCTTCTCCTCCATAGATTATGTAGCTGAAGAAGATTTCTTCGAAATGGTGCTCACCGACGATGGCGAGACCTGGGTTAATTACTGGGGACTTTGGATTGGAACCCTGAAAGCAAGCGGTGAAGAATATGAAATACCGCTACACATTACCCAGCGATTTATAAATCAAAAAATAGTGTCTGAACACGGTTACTGGAACAACTCAGCCGTTGCCCTGGCACTTGTCAAACTGGAAGAGCCAACACCATAAACCTTGAAGCTGATTAAAATAACAGGGATATTCAATCCGGATGGGGAAATTGTTCTCCATCCGGGTATCTCTGTTTCATGGAAGTTTTTAAGCAACAAAAACATACCCGAACTGCCTCCGGGAATTCCGCTTGATATTGATATTTCATTAGATGAACAAACGCTGCTTTCAGGTGAATATGGCGTTGTATGGGCTACCTATGATATGGGGCAGGCTGAGGTTATATGCAATGCCCTGTTTGCCCAAAATATTACATCATTGATTGGAAAAATCGAAATGGATCAGGGTTGTCTGCTGCTGTTAAAAATTGACAATAAAAAAGACACGGCCGAAGCCATGGATTTTATCTGGAGAAAAGAAGGCGGACTTAAATTAAAGCCAGACTGGACCTATCCTGATGGAGAGCCTAACAGGAGTTTTGAAAAGTGGTTGAATGGTTAGTGAGCAACTGTAAATTTTTTTAAATCGAATAGACTAACTAAATGTAACCAGGTCAGATAATAGCCTTTCGGGGTTGGGAGGAGGAGCCTGTCTCGAAAAGTCAAATCTTGTCATCCTGAACGCCCGCCAGAATGACTTAGTCGGGCAGGAAGTGAAGGATCTATAGTATGTAAAACAGATTCCTCTCCGCTGTGGCGGATCAGAATGATAAAAAACGGCAAACCAACAAGATTTGACACAGCTTCAATTGCAAATCGAAAAAAACCACATCTAATAAGCTTGAATTACAAACACCTATAAACAAACAAAAGAATGCTTCACATAAAAAATCAATTGCTAATCATAGGGTTCATCACTCTTTTATTCAATTCCTCTCTTGCGCAAAGAGGCGGGGTTCAAAATATTCCCCTGATCGGATCGCAGGCGCCGGCATTTAAATCTACTTCTACAAACGGACCGGTTTCATTTCCGGATGATTTTGGCAAAGATTGGAAAATTCTCTTTGCCCACCCGCGTGATTTTACACCCGTATGCTCATCTGAAATCCTGGAACTTGCTTACCGGCAGGAAGAGTTCAAAGCGCTGGGCGCACATATTATCGTAATCTCTG
Encoded proteins:
- a CDS encoding TonB-dependent receptor, yielding MKKLTLFLTLICAVLAANAQLITLKDAKTGQPIEMATLASENPRAFTITNTKGQADISAFKGAEKIEIRALGFKPAIKSYALIESKSFIISLLTSEVSLSEVVISATRLSQESKDVPSRITSIPAREIALQNPQTAADLLATSGEVFIQKSQQGGGSPMIRGFAANRLLYTIDGVRMNTAIFRGGNLQNVISLDPFAIENTEVFFGPGSVIYGSDAIGGVMSFQTLTPIPGDDSDEPLISGNAVMRYSSANNEKTGHFDVSIGWNKWAAVTSFTSSDYGDLKMGSHGPDEYLRRFYVRRMDSVDRVIANNDPLVQKPTGYSQINLMQKLRFKPNETWDFQYGFHFSETSSYSRYDRLIENQANGLPQSAVWNYGPQKWMMNLLSVSHRKENFFFNEFSIRVAQQYFEESRIDRNFSGGNRFRLRTQQEEVQAFSVNADFEKQVNEDKFYYGIEAIRNDVNSLGSAIDIRNNNAIATPDRYPQSTWSSYAGYINYQRKVSDFLIAQAGIRYSWYSIHSDFTRHLEFFPFDFKTSRLSNNAISGSLGAVYIPSESWKLSINASTGFRAPNVDDIGKIFDFAAGDVIVPNTNLKAEYAYNAEINIARVFGEWVKLDLSAYYTQLQNALVRREFKVNGQDSIMYNGIMSKVFAIQNAANANVYGFHAGVEIKLPDGFGISSRYNYQKGIEEMDDGTESRSRHAAPAYGVTRLTYSYQQLRMQVYAMYSAEISYESLNEEEKQKPVLYAKDAEGNPYSPSWYTINFKAMYQITDNLSVSAGLENITDQRYRPYSSGIVAPGRNFILSLKANF
- a CDS encoding CHAD domain-containing protein, whose protein sequence is MKHPNIHIRESFGQNMVRLMFFYNQLAIQYLQRDHNVHENIHQARLCFKRMRSYLRLGRSGIGKQLYQEYNVFYRDQSRALSQLRDLTAIAETLKGFIKTRRTKSAKSFLNHFKNSLVLQRRQQLDNIIESNIKADVIKALQVRSEEITKWEFTADADEVFSSGAKRIYERGMRLFHLTQTNPDDHNMHEWRKQVKYFWYHLVVLTPVWSEIMVVWAKEVQNLSQLLGKHHDLVLLESSIQSLNPDPKYKQIVSNLKSSIRLRKKRLEKASLILGSKIYTEKPSSVGNRLKAYWK
- a CDS encoding response regulator; the protein is MKNYQAVYFLLWAGILLFTLAACNTNPKPVGQNVFSVFDTINPPVLVEAGDPVVYLLSDYPPPHIIDLSTKPAPVKLPADFFISMQKFNTEHGLALSSILCGFKDKAGNLWFGTSGNGVSKYDGKKFTSYNSSHGLIHNLIRSISEDSEGNIWFGTYGGVSIYNGIYFENLTVEHGLVDNNVNKILEDKSGNIWISTYNGLSRYNPNGKDDGTPLIKNYTTDHGLTGNFVDDILEDSKGNIWFATENGLCSYDAEAETKGKKPFDDYSRSIGLEGQRVLCLAEDEEGIIWFGINEGLVRYDPDIKASGELAISIYTTENGLISNRIRCIFSDRKGSLWLGTKEGLSEFRIGDSSFVNYTTLQGLANNEITCITGDNSGSLWIGTWGGGLSKYDGNGIVEFAAKQGLPVKTVYAVSEDKDGNLWMGGNEGGIAKFEFDWHEKIENILPVGNAGFLNFTTSQGFTDQDVLAMIIDKNGSLWFGSDDGLSKYDGRSVITYSPKHGLVDNKVVSLKEDSKGNIWIGTFEGGLSRFDGKSFKNYTIEQGLVHNTVWNIHEDNSGVIWFATRGGLSRFDGENFMNFTTAQGLPDNKLSIVTQDKTGNLLIGSWGGGVSIIRKEWLEMLSQSDFSQIGKNIFKNYNTTHGLPNDVVYGILEDDDGNIIIGTSKGITLLKGGLSSESEKIAKEGVESFNQQTGYPIKDVSNNYSMLVDSRGYLWAGTGDKLLRFDYREVRRNTQAPNVFIQNVSINHDKISWHSLQRARARAKEGQLSESPQATNAYVHNELNVFGKRLSENERDTLIGKFSKIRFERVSPFNAIPENLVLPYTHNSIGFDFVAIETAKPFLVQYQFMLEGNDKLWSAVSNNTMAEYNNLRQGTYTFKLRAKSPDGVWSEPISYSFRVLPPWWFTWWAIILYMLLFFMILFGIRRYEMNRILLRNQLKLEKVTTDSLRNLDQLKSHFFANISHEFRTPLTLILGQIESVMTSGIDTKEKGKLQVANRNAKRLLTLINELLDLSKLEAGSMELAATRQNIVTFLKSLFYSFESLAASKQIELGFESEADYIPVSYDPDKMEKVFYNLMSNAIKFTPENGMINVTLGIEQNDRVLIRVKDTGIGIPEDRLPHIFDRFYQVDTSSTREYEGTGIGLALTKELVELHNGKIRVNSREGKGTEFIISLPYDSNGSEKREAAKHSTEEVFSINMGDTHRATELINDPGHTELNGNDSREIILLVEDNADIRNYIREQLEVNYLVTEASDGEVGIKMAQDNIPDLIISDVMMPKMDGYQFCKAIRADEKTSHIPIIMLTARAGIDDKIEGLETGVDTYLTKPFNARELKANVKNLILQRIQLRKRFSKSTVIRPSEVSAVSVDQAFLEKIMNTIETHFEDEQFSVESLADHVNMSVSQLNRKLNALIDQPPGQLIRSLRLQRAADLLAQKAGSVSEICYKVGFNDNAYFSRAFKKQFGCSPSEYTVAN
- a CDS encoding ester cyclase — encoded protein: MKSILLLATLLGCTIFLQAQSATKVTHSDPKVAANIEMYTKVWHSIVNEGRLDLINTRHFTEDVRMHTEPENIVGIEAMAAYYKNFLTGFSEIQFTINNVFGEGDQLAKHWTFKGKHTGDFFGIPATGNRVNLEGSTIARMSSDGRIAEERDFMDNMALLAQLGIVSSPGNVTVIDKLYKSFAIGDIPNALATMDPNIIWNEAEGFPYADRNPYIGPQAVLEGVFARLGEEWEYWNLTDIQLHDMSNNQVLSTLRYKAKYKKNGAEINAHVAHWFTLKDGKIIRFQQFTDTGQVVSAMNQ
- a CDS encoding nuclear transport factor 2 family protein; translation: MKRVFFLLFAVVLITACNTNQPERYFSTSPEIEITKSTLKHYLDGNWEALKLLYADTAKVLNNVPEGKGISIAAAITEYKQDHELFSSIDYVAEEDFFEMVLTDDGETWVNYWGLWIGTLKASGEEYEIPLHITQRFINQKIVSEHGYWNNSAVALALVKLEEPTP